One genomic segment of Erythrolamprus reginae isolate rEryReg1 chromosome 2, rEryReg1.hap1, whole genome shotgun sequence includes these proteins:
- the POU5F1 gene encoding POU domain, class 5, transcription factor 1 isoform X2 has product MAGPLRRELGRPYPFPMHLGNLPAVPQHETSSSSSSPSGFLPEAFNGAAGGQAFYGPQGGLGESYAAGAEVARAWYPFAAAGEAWGPPPGIVVSPYALTQPGEACQASRADIKVEPDFDQTGPYYGGHPWAAGGCPVPSARPASCSSSSIDNNSSSKEAASSSSPDSQPSSSPAGRAEEADSAESSPRSDVSPTPSEQMASEEAKDEEGSGEEETTTTEELEQFAKELKHKRITLGFTQADVGMALGLLYGKMFSQTTICRFEALQLSFKNMCKLKPLLQRWLQEADSNENLQEVVRVWFCNRRQKGKRNSGAGPRDESDGLVLPQACPHGPLQAPPHGLGPGVHHQLPPPPQGYNTTAFAAVYMPQFHEEVFIAPASASAVMGHSMHST; this is encoded by the exons ATGGCGGGGCCCTTGCGGCGAGAGCTGGGCCGCCCCTACCCTTTCCCGATGCATCTCGGCAACCTGCCGGCGGTCCCTCAGCACGAaacctcctcctcgtcctcctcgccGTCGGGCTTCTTGCCCGAAGCCTTCAACGGGGCGGCGGGAGGACAGGCCTTCTACGGGCCCCAGGGAGGCCTCGGGGAGTCCTATGCCGCCGGGGCTGAAGTTGCACGCGCCTGGTACCCCTTCGCTGCCGCGGGGGAAGCCTGGGGTCCCCCTCCCGGGATCGTGGTAAGCCCTTACGCCCTGACCCAGCCTGGAGAAGCCTGTCAGGCTTCTAGGGCTGATATTAAAGTGGAGCCCGACTTCGACCAAACGGGCCCTTATTACGGAGGGCATCCCTGGGCCGCCGGCGGGTGTCCGGTCCCTTCGGCCCGTCCGGCttcttgcagcagcagcagcattgataataacagcagcagcaaggagGCCGCTTCGTCCAGCAGTCCCGATTCTCAGCCTTCCAGCAGCCCCGCCGGTCGGGCCGAAGAGGCGGACAGTGCGGAGAGCAGTCCCCGGAGCGACGTTAGCCCAACGCCCAGCGAGCAGATGGCGTCGGAGGAAGCGAAAGACGAAGAGGGCAGCGGAGAAGAG GAAACAACCACTACAGAAGAACTGGAACAGTTTGCTAAGGAACTGAAGCACAAAAGAATTACCCTGGGCTTCACTCAGGCAGATGTGGGGATGGCTCTGGGTTTACTCTATG GGAAGATGTTTAGTCAAACCACCATCTGCCGCTTTGAAGCTTTGCAACTCAGCTTCAAGAATATGTGTAAACTGAAGCCCCTTCTTCAGCGTTGGCTTCAAGAGGCTGACAGTAACGAGAATTTGCAGGAG GTGGTGCGTGTCTGGTTTTGCAACCGCCGCCAGAAGGGCAAACGCAACTCAGGAGCTGGACCTCGGGATGAGTCCGATGGTCTTGTTCTGCCCCAAGCTTGTCCTCATGGGCCACTCCAAGCTCCGCCCCATGGCCTTGGCCCCGGGGTCCATCACCAGCTGCCTCCACCGCCCCAGGGTTACAACACGACTGCGTTTGCTGCTGTTTACATGCCCCAGTTCCACGAAGAAGTTTTTATTGCTCCGGCTTCAGCCTCGGCTGTGATGGGCCACTCAATGCATTCCACCTGA
- the POU5F1 gene encoding POU domain, class 5, transcription factor 1 isoform X1 gives MAGPLRRELGRPYPFPMHLGNLPAVPQHETSSSSSSPSGFLPEAFNGAAGGQAFYGPQGGLGESYAAGAEVARAWYPFAAAGEAWGPPPGIVVSPYALTQPGEACQASRADIKVEPDFDQTGPYYGGHPWAAGGCPVPSARPASCSSSSIDNNSSSKEAASSSSPDSQPSSSPAGRAEEADSAESSPRSDVSPTPSEQMASEEAKDEEGSGEEETTTTEELEQFAKELKHKRITLGFTQADVGMALGLLYGKMFSQTTICRFEALQLSFKNMCKLKPLLQRWLQEADSNENLQEQLCSMESAMIQARKRKRTSIENSVRGSLEAYYQRCPKPNLQEISQIADDLCLEKDVVRVWFCNRRQKGKRNSGAGPRDESDGLVLPQACPHGPLQAPPHGLGPGVHHQLPPPPQGYNTTAFAAVYMPQFHEEVFIAPASASAVMGHSMHST, from the exons ATGGCGGGGCCCTTGCGGCGAGAGCTGGGCCGCCCCTACCCTTTCCCGATGCATCTCGGCAACCTGCCGGCGGTCCCTCAGCACGAaacctcctcctcgtcctcctcgccGTCGGGCTTCTTGCCCGAAGCCTTCAACGGGGCGGCGGGAGGACAGGCCTTCTACGGGCCCCAGGGAGGCCTCGGGGAGTCCTATGCCGCCGGGGCTGAAGTTGCACGCGCCTGGTACCCCTTCGCTGCCGCGGGGGAAGCCTGGGGTCCCCCTCCCGGGATCGTGGTAAGCCCTTACGCCCTGACCCAGCCTGGAGAAGCCTGTCAGGCTTCTAGGGCTGATATTAAAGTGGAGCCCGACTTCGACCAAACGGGCCCTTATTACGGAGGGCATCCCTGGGCCGCCGGCGGGTGTCCGGTCCCTTCGGCCCGTCCGGCttcttgcagcagcagcagcattgataataacagcagcagcaaggagGCCGCTTCGTCCAGCAGTCCCGATTCTCAGCCTTCCAGCAGCCCCGCCGGTCGGGCCGAAGAGGCGGACAGTGCGGAGAGCAGTCCCCGGAGCGACGTTAGCCCAACGCCCAGCGAGCAGATGGCGTCGGAGGAAGCGAAAGACGAAGAGGGCAGCGGAGAAGAG GAAACAACCACTACAGAAGAACTGGAACAGTTTGCTAAGGAACTGAAGCACAAAAGAATTACCCTGGGCTTCACTCAGGCAGATGTGGGGATGGCTCTGGGTTTACTCTATG GGAAGATGTTTAGTCAAACCACCATCTGCCGCTTTGAAGCTTTGCAACTCAGCTTCAAGAATATGTGTAAACTGAAGCCCCTTCTTCAGCGTTGGCTTCAAGAGGCTGACAGTAACGAGAATTTGCAGGAG CAACTGTGCTCCATGGAGTCGGCCATGATCCAGGCTCGGAAACGCAAGCGCACCAGCATTGAGAACAGCGTGCGGGGTTCACTCGAGGCGTACTATCAGCGATGCCCCAAGCCTAACCTGCAGGAGATTTCACAGATTGCTGATGACCTCTGCCTGGAGAAGGAT GTGGTGCGTGTCTGGTTTTGCAACCGCCGCCAGAAGGGCAAACGCAACTCAGGAGCTGGACCTCGGGATGAGTCCGATGGTCTTGTTCTGCCCCAAGCTTGTCCTCATGGGCCACTCCAAGCTCCGCCCCATGGCCTTGGCCCCGGGGTCCATCACCAGCTGCCTCCACCGCCCCAGGGTTACAACACGACTGCGTTTGCTGCTGTTTACATGCCCCAGTTCCACGAAGAAGTTTTTATTGCTCCGGCTTCAGCCTCGGCTGTGATGGGCCACTCAATGCATTCCACCTGA